In one Scomber japonicus isolate fScoJap1 chromosome 6, fScoJap1.pri, whole genome shotgun sequence genomic region, the following are encoded:
- the gemin4 gene encoding gem-associated protein 4, whose amino-acid sequence MMNKDSAVLQGAFLLADKLCHPSSLSSLQKADWSRVEHPILAAVREICGQEELSGLPKSKAACWRKKLICVVWLKLLCRETGEDVETAWRENPFFPLQNALPEVNHVVLLELVKSMSASKIFAHLLLCLPQSQICCELERLTQHVKSNPTSEDDVRLFLELWWELWKGRDEQTAVGEESIEMMFANQFTRLTTKPASVSPQAAKRFKLDTLASSPNTDILYILLHALQDIRDHISTTDLCLQALAISLDVLYTSFLTERAAALPTEEKMHILSKVVIIREKNNEKLSPELIHEAQRDLSTSHSPSRFQPSQIKLTEAFKIVTELAQFWQKSGFLKMCDGSNPSYSAFKLQQSVQRVLTALEEPDLPENVTEMSVQKAEKNILRGLLDSLTFPAIESNPEVNVKVSTTIISYRLDDYHNFAVLFASERSWADFDEQWMDCLEKNQAAFQQLDTLNKLSSTLTSKLHSEGSSVSQCRRLMKVIADIFSSLSLEDKNKALDTMLKLSSRGFFGRSVPSVVTKGFEQELNMAFNCIIQGGAGPAHQGNLSTAVSLVARVAFQNPEATLRSCCHSAIFNKGAFALMAKILQQLPGLRGQRERRGPNEDIDGRAPASGRGLLCWCLKEVVRTRSLSGNEKEQFLKFLGLLMMPVMTVEGEENRFLLPQEVVNTFVLPNLSMGHSSVDVELSLQLIHTALCVDIHEADSSSPHWVLDCSPFPLLYVLSQLLNQTLRCWEQTPEGAVHHWSMDTKELLVSVLTSLAQVMGAEVAAAPSSWSRALFWLYNKMEELDWTVRFHLKSVWGEHFKNEVPSSLLTVCNLPEQEWSGLDLPQYGQGTGLLAWMECCSLSDSLQSTMLSHLSLDQRRPDHVGMFSKGLLVALTQALPWCSVSQWSRLLGALRELISSGRLHVPFSLEYVDFLPLLDLRRFSSELRLSVLLLRVLQLLCGSSCSHWLSEDGWAHIGRLYAHAVRDMLNSLRTKLPLPSSGTAAVSSSTPPKTHAATDSAAKTSEVSKDSLKDDRQVEEGTPIKLERMEEAETFPSQEVLFVLSQLFCHVQHIQVMMPVGQCEPLFLCSLEILSHYEAVMGAFPDSSSPLESDNTRHFLTTITDNLENQEMKAVLQQKISQLVSSTA is encoded by the exons ATGATGAATAAAG ATTCGGCTGTTCTTCAGGGTGCCTTCCTCCTGGCTGACAAGCTGTGTCACCCAtcttctctgtcctcccttcagAAAGCAGACTGGAGCAGGGTAGAGCATCCAATCCTAGCGGCAGTCAGAGAAATCTGCGGGCAGGAGGAACTCAGTGGTCTTCCTAAAAGCAAGGCTGCCTGCTGGAGAAAGAAATTAATTTGTGTTGTGTGGTTGAAGCTGCTGTGCAGGGAGACCGGAGAGGACGTTGAGACAGCGTGGAGGGAGaaccctttctttcctctccagaACGCCCTCCCTGAGGTCAACCATGTGGTCCTGCTGGAACTGGTAAAGTCCATGTCAGCTTCAAAAATCTTTGCACATCTACTCCTGTGTCTCCCTCAGTCTCAAATCTGCTGCGAGCTGGAAAGGCTGACGCAGCATGTGAAGAGTAACCCTACGAGTGAGGATGATGTCCGACTCTTTCTGGAGCTGTGGTGGGAACTGTGGAAAGGCAGGGATGAGCAGACGGCCGTGGGGGAGGAGAGCATAGAGATGATGTTCGCTAACCAGTTCACTCGTCTCACCACCAAGCCTGCCAGCGTGTCCCCTCAGGCCGCCAAGAGGTTTAAACTGGATACATTAGCATCATCGCCAAACACTGACATCCTGTACATTCTCCTTCATGCACTGCAAGACATAAGAGATCACATATCTACGACAGACCTCTGCCTCCAAGCCCTCGCCATCTCTCTTGATGTTCTTTACACATCATTCCTGACAGAACGAGCAGCTGCGCTTCCAACCGAAGAAAAGATGCATATCCTGTCAAAAGTTGTCATCATTAGAGAAAAGAACAATGAGAAACTCAGTCCTGAACTCATTCATGAAGCGCAGAGAGACCTCAGTACCTCTCACAGTCCATCTCGGTTTCAGCCTAGTCAGATAAAACTGACTGAAGCCTTTAAGATTGTGACAGAACTTGCACAATTTTGGCAAAAAagtgggtttttaaaaatgtgtgatggCTCTAATCCCAGTTACTCTGCATTCAAACTGCAGCAAAGTGTCCAAAGAGTCCTGACCGCTCTAGAAGAACCTGATTTGCCTGAAAATGTGACTGAAATGAGTGTTCAAAAGGCTGAGAAGAACATCCTGAGAGGTCTGCTGGACTCTCTGACCTTCCCTGCCATAGAGAGCAACCCTGAGGTCAACGTGAAGGTCTCCACAACCATCATCAGTTACCGTCTTGATGACTATCACAACTTTGCGGTGTTGTTTGCCAGTGAGAGGAGCTGGGCGGACTTTGACGAGCAGTGGATGGACTGCCTGGAAAAGAACCAAGCGGCCTTCCAGCAGCTCGACACACTGAACAAACTCTCCTCCACCCTAACCAGTAAACTCCACAGCGAGGGCTCCAGTGTGAGCCAGTGCAGAAGGCTGATGAAGGTCATAGCAGACATTTTCTCTTCGCTCTCCTTAGAAGACAAGAATAAAGCATTGGACACCATGCTCAAACTGTCCAGCAGGGGGTTCTTCGGACGCTCCGTCCCCTCCGTAGTGACCAAGGGGTTTGAGCAGGAGCTCAACATGGCCTTCAACTGCATCATCCAAGGAGGGGCTGGACCAGCACATCAGGGCAACTTGAGCACAGCTGTCTCTTTAGTAGCCAGAGTGGCCTTTCAGAACCCAGAGGCCACTTTGAGGTCTTGCTGCCATTCAGCAATTTTCAACAAAGGAGCTTTTGCTCTCATGGCGAAGATCCTGCAGCAGCTGCCTGGACTCcgaggacagagggaaagaagaggGCCAAATGAGGATATAGACGGAAGGGCTCCTGCGAGTGGTAGAGGTCTACTTTGCTGGTGTCTAAAGGAAGTGGTCAGGACCAGGTCGTTGTCAGGCAATGAAAAGGAGCAGTTCCTCAAGTTTCTGGGTCTGCTGATGATGCCAGTCATGACAGTGGAGGGAGAAGAAAATCGGTTTCTTTTGCCTCAGGAGGTTGTGAACACCTTCGTCCTGCCTAACCTCTCTATGG GTCACAGCTCAGTGGATGTAGAGCTGAGTCTGCAACTTATCCACACTGCCTTGTGTGTGGACATCCATGAAGCAGACTCTTCTTCTCCACACTGGGTGCTGGACTGCTCTCCATTTCCTCTGCTCTACGTCCTCTCCCAGCTGCTCAACCAGACTCTCAG GTGTTGGGAGCAGACACCAGAGGGCGCTGTCCACCACTGGTCCATGGACACCAAGGAGCTGCTGGTGTCCGTGCTGACCTCACTGGCGCAGGTGATGGGCGCAGAGGTGGCGGCTGCTCCGAGCAGCTGGTCCAGAGCTCTGTTCTGGCTTTACAACAAGATGGAGGAGCTGGACTGGACGGTCCGCTTCCACCTGAAGTCTGTGTGGGGGGAACACTTCAAAAATGAGGTGccctcctctctgctgacaGTGTGCAATCTACCTGAGCAG GAGTGGTCAGGTCTGGATCTGCCCCAGTATGGTCAGGGCACAGGTCTTCTGGCATGGATGGAGTGCTGCTCTTTATCGGACTCCCTCCAGTCCACCATGCTGTCCCATCTCTCTCTGGACCAGCGCCGGCCCGACCACGTCGGCATGTTCAGTAAAGGCCTGCTGGTGGCGCTGACCCAGGCGCTGCCCTGGTGCTCTGTCTCCCAGTGGAGCCGGCTGCTGGGAGCCCTGAGGGAGCTGATCTCCTCAGGTCGCCTCCACGTCCCCTTCTCGCTGGAGTACGTAGACTTCCTGCCCCTCCTAGATCTGAGGAGGTTTTCAAGTGAGCTCCGCctgtcagtgctgctgctgcgggTCCTGCAGCTGCTCTGCGGCTCCAGCTGCTCCCACTGGCTGTCAGAGGACGGCTGGGCCCACATTGGCAGGTTATACGCCCACGCTGTGAGGGACATGCTGAACTCACTGAGAACCAAGCTGCCTCTGCCTTCATCTGGTACTGCTGCTGTCTCTTCTTCAACGCCTCCTAAAACACATGCAGCCACAGACTCTGCAGCCAAAACGTCTGAAGTGTCCAAAGACTCTTTAAAAGATGACAGACAGGTTGAAGAAGGTACACCCATAAAATTAGAACGAATGGAAGAAGCAGAGACATTTCCCAGCCAGGAAGTCCTTTTTGTTCTCAGCCAGCTCTTTTGTCATGTTCAGCACATCCAG GTGATGATGCCGGTAGGTCAGTGCGAGCCTCTGTTCCTGTGCAGTCTGGAGATCCTCAGTCACTACGAAGCCGTCATGGGCGCCTTTCCAGACAGCAGCAGCCCACTGGAGAGCGACAACACCAGGCACTTCTTGACCACCATCACAGACAACTTGGAGAACCAGGAGATGAAGGCTGTGCTGCAGCAGAAGATCTCTCAGCTTGTGTCATCCACCGCCTga
- the LOC128361052 gene encoding tapasin-related protein-like → MGLILRILIYLYLYAGMQCAHQFSWLPCQFIDERVFVNSEDHTETELIHRKAMLQFGQKEDTPINPDAITFLVIGSKLEMRRYLEGVEADQLKCEIRRYSTAGIHVRWPVKGTKEYNRWFTCTLKHIKGLFTATSFLRHPSDQPPSGRPDYHSWSPISDTEMLITTVTMVMTTQSPSVKAELGSQIKLHCQFFLDHKAPNVTVEWHLQRPGTRTQLFMHNSRSGQSQGTGVRLTSLIEGDASYTLLSSEMGSEGTYVCSVSVMPLSTSLDIKLHVQERPQVSLNIGPILSLQEGSVQRVVCAAERFYPLDVDIIWYQHDPAVAGQRPPPAKMLHELSSHKSNSDKTFSSSAYFFLEALVGDSGSLFTCSVSHQSLHEPIRKSFTLHVKEHISWLFYVTRIMVVLLLLYLVIRLVYWGLGKYQVQNKIY, encoded by the exons ATGGGTTTAATTTTAAGGATACTTATTTACTTGTATCTATATGCAG gtatGCAGTGTGCCCATCAGTTCTCATGGCTGCCCTGTCAGTTCATAGATGAACGTGTGTTTGTGAATAGTGAGGATCACACTGAGACCGAGCTGATCCACAGAAAAGCTATGCTGCAGTTTGGCCAAAAAGAAGACACTCCTATTAATCCAGATGCCATCACATTCCTGGTCATTG GATCTAAGTTGGAAATGCGGCGGTATCTGGAGGGTGTGGAAGCAGACCAGCTGAAGTGTGAGATACGTAGGTACAGCACAGCAGGCATCCATGTCCGCTGGCCTGTAAAGGGGACAAAGGAGTATAACCGCTGGTTCACTTGCACCTTGAAACACATCAAGGGCCTGTTCACTGCCACCAGCTTCCTCAGACACCCATCTGATCAACCGCCCTCTGGACGGCCGGACTACCACAGTTGGTCTCCTATCAGCGACACAGAGATGCTCATCACAACAG TTACCATGGTCATGACAACTCAATCTCCATCAGTGAAAGCAGAACTGGGGTCCCAGATAAAACTGCACTGCCAGTTTTTCCTTGATCACAAAGCACCAAACGTCACCGTGGAGTGGCACTTGCAACGTCCTGGTACAAGAACCCAACTCTTTATGCACAACAGCCGCTCAGGGCAGAGCCAGGGGACTGGAGTTAGGCTGACAAGCCTCATTGAAGGGGACGCTTCTTAtacactcctctcctctgagaTGGGCAGTGAAGGGACGTATGTTTGTTCAGTGTCAGTGATGCCACTGTCCACCAGTCTGGATATAAAGCTGCATGTCCAAG AGCGTCCCCAGGTCTCCCTCAACATTGGACCTATTCTGTCACTGCAGGAGGGCTCAGTGCAGAGGGTGGTTTGTGCGGCAGAGAGGTTTTACCCTCTGGATGTCGACATAATTTGGTACCAGCATGACCCGGCAGTGGCAGGCCAGAGACCTCCTCCCGCTAAGATGCTGCATGAACTGTCCAGCCACAAAAGCAACTCGGACAAGACCTTCTCGAGCTCAGCTTACTTCTTCTTAGAGGCTTTAGTCGGGGACTCGGGCAGTCTGTTTACATGCAGTGTCTCTCATCAGTCCCTGCACGAGCCCATCAGAAAGAGTTTCACTCTGCATGTTAAAG AACACATCAGTTGGCTGTTTTACGTCACTCGCATCATGGTGGTCTTACTGTTGCTCTACCTTGTTATCAGGCTGGTCTACTGGGGCTTAG GAAAATATCAGGTGCAG AACAAAATATACTGA
- the LOC128361053 gene encoding TLC domain-containing protein 3A-like, which translates to MLTALLYGAVVFPGLFCSCRKLLRSAFTQWTEADVVCVSERLVSAVHASLATAAGVTVVTSCRDVMYDSHWLVNGFVLFGAPYMANDLFAMYLSHYHIQKVKGHASSYSSHSLQTVKAFLIKDWMLVLHHAALLLIFMPITLFFRRGLGDFFIGCLFMAEFSTPFISMGKILIQLGLDDTLLHRINGIVVLLSFFTCRILVFPFMYWAYGRQFGIPLHRVALHLPLHCNVGNLVILAPQIYWFILLVKKANRLYLRQGRGRGGGHKDKPGTD; encoded by the exons atgttgACCGCCTTGTTGTATGGAGCAGTGGTGTTTCCAGGACTGTTCTGTAGCTGCAGGAAGCTGCTCAGGTCTGCGTTCACACAGTGGACTGAAGCAGACGTGGTTTGTGTCAGTGAGAG gctgGTTTCTGCCGTCCATGCGTCCTTGGCTACTGCAGCTGGAGTAACAGTTGTGACATCATGCAGGGACGTCATGTATGACAG TCACTGGCTGGTGAATGGATTTGTTCTATTTGGAGCTCCCTATATGGCCAATGACCTCTTCGCCATGTATCTGAGCCACTACCATATAcagaaggtcaaaggtcatgccAGTTCATACAGCAGCCACTCTCTGCAGACAGTGAAGGCTTTCCTCATCAAGGATTGGATGTTGGTGCTCCATCATGCAGCCCTTCTTCTCATTTTCATGCCCATCACTCTG TTCTTCAGAAGAGGACTGGGTGATTTCTTCATTGGTTGCCTTTTCATGGCAGAGTTCAGCACTCCGTTCATCTCTATGGGAAAGATCCTCATCCAG CTGGGCCTTGATGACACCCTGCTGCACCGAATCAATGGCATAGTTGTCCTCCTGAGCTTCTTCACGTGTAGGATCCTAGTCTTCCCCTTTATGTACTGGGCGTACGGCAGGCAGTTTGGGATCCCCCTGCACAGAGTGGCCTTACATCTGCCTCTGCATTGCAACGTGGGTAACCTGGTGATCCTGGCTCCGCAGATCTACTGGTTTATCCTCCTGGTGAAGAAAGCCAACAGACTCTACCTCAGacaggggagagggaggggagggggacaCAAAGACAAGCCAGGTACAGACTGA